In Spinacia oleracea cultivar Varoflay chromosome 5, BTI_SOV_V1, whole genome shotgun sequence, a single window of DNA contains:
- the LOC110783645 gene encoding protein SLOW GREEN 1, chloroplastic-like, translated as MGREIRNTSRKPTGAARRNRERGGKQRRGGGRVILDQLFNTTTQFNRRSEVKSPLSQLLESNSEFMDNLRSLLQKKHEIGLDEEALNILGKLVEAQPFEMERLLSEMAKAQEAFEDILALNPLSFEALFENALLMNGSSESDTVIARLEQALSIAMDENKAKEARDVRLIITQIQFLHKNVDEALKNYEELIKEDPKDF; from the coding sequence atgggCAGAGAGATAAGAAATACCTCCAGAAAACCAACCGGAGCGGCACGTCGCAACAGAGAGCGTGGAGGTAAGCAACGCAGAGGCGGTGGTCGTGTGATACTAGATCAACTATTCAACACAACAACTCAATTCAACCGGAGATCTGAAGTGAAATCGCCATTGTCTCAGTTATTGGAATCGAATTCCGAATTTATGGACAATTTGCGGAGCTTATTGCAGAAAAAACATGAAATTGGGTTAGATGAAGAAGCATTGAATATTCTGGGTAAATTGGTAGAAGCTCAACCTTTTGAAATGGAGAGGTTATTGAGTGAAATGGCAAAAGCCCAGGAAGCATTTGAGGATATCCTTGCACTGAATCCTCTCTCTTTTGAGGCATTGTTTGAGAATGCTTTGCTGATGAATGGGTCTAGCGAAAGCGATACCGTGATTGCTAGGCTAGAGCAGGCTTTGAGCATTGCCATGGATGAGAATAAGGCGAAGGAAGCTAGGGATGTAAGGTTGATCATTACTCAAATTCAGTTTTTGCATAAGAATGTAGATGAAGCATTGAAAAATTATGAGGAATTAATCAAGGAGGATCCTAAAGATTTTTGA